DNA sequence from the Chloroflexota bacterium genome:
TCCAGCGGTCGCACCCACGGCGGCAGCGCGGTGCTGGCCAACAGCCCTTCCAGCACCGAGTCATCGGGGTTCGCCCCGTACAGCACAGGCCGCCCTGAATTCAAATCGGCCGCGACCAAGATGAGCCGCACCCCGCGGATGTCCCCGAAGCGCATGTCGGGCGAGATGCCGTGGCTGATGAAGAAATCGCGCATGCGGTGGTACGGCTGCCAGCCCGGGCGGTTGAACAGCACCCGCAGCGTGAGCCACAGGTAGTTGGCGGGCATCAGATCGGCGGCAGCGGCATCGCGCCACGTCTGCACCAGCGACTCCAGCGCCGCAAGACTCACGCCGTGCAAAGCCAGGTGGGCCGCGTTCGCCGCGCCGATAGACGTCCCCACGAGCAGGTCGGGCTTGAAACCCGCCTCCAGCAGCGCCCGCAGCGCCCCGACTTGCAATGCCCCTCGCGCGCCTCCGCCGCCCAACACAAAAGCCAACGGCCTACGCATCTGCGCCTCCTTTCCCGCGACAACACAGCCGCGCGGGCGCTACCACCGCGCCCGGTGCTCTTCGGCGAATCCGATCAAATCCCTGATGGCCACTTCCTCCCCGTCGTCGGCGATCGCTCTCCCGTTGTACCGCCCGAACATCTGGTGCACCTCGCTGAAGATGACGCCGAGATTCGTACGCGCCGTGCGGTCCAGGAACGGCGTGAACGTCAGGTTCAGCCTCCCCTCGTTGTCGGTAAATCGCCAGGGCTTCATGTAGTCGCCGGGGGCGTACTCAAACCGCACCCGATCCAGTTTGTGGATGCGGTTGGCGAGGATGAGGGCATTTTCCGTCGCAGCCGAAAGATCGCCGAAACCCTGGCCCAGGTTCAAGCCCACCGTGCGCCCGTCGGGCAGGAACCCCGACGCGCTCGCCCAGTTCCAGAACGAGCGGTACTCCCACACGCCGCGCCCCCAGTCCAGCGAACCGATGCAGGTTGCGGGATCAAGGGTCTCGCGGATGTCGCCGTAGCGCAGACTGCCAGAGGCGGGCAGGCAGTTGATCTTGCGGTTGTAGTAGAAACGCCGCTTGCCGATGGGGATGACAATGGTCATGGACTCGTACCCGGGCGGCGCTGCGAGGGTGATGTCAGCCTCTATGCCGCGCCCGCCGTGGAACTTGGGCCACGAGACCACGACGCGGCGCTCGGCGTCGCGCACGCCGAATTCCAGTCGCACGCCGCTGCCTTCAAAGCGACTGTCGCCCTCGGTGCTGTTGCGCGGCAGCACGACTCCCCGACTCAACGGCACGACAAGCCCTTCCTCATGCAACTCGCGGGTCTGAAAGTCCACCGTGTACACGAAGATGTTGCCCGCGTAGCCGAGGTCGGCGATGGTGGCCGAAAAGAAGCGGCGCGGCGTGAAGACGGCGTAGTAATCCCAACGCTTGACGCGGAACCGTTGGAGGGGCCGCAGCGCGTAGAATCGCGCGGCTTCCAGGTTGCAGTCCAGAAGCGGCTGCCGAGACCAACCCACCTGGGCGAGTTTCCCCTCGGGCGTCAGCAGCGAACCGGGCTGGGTCAGTTCTCTCTGCATCGTCTGCCTCCCTGTAGATGTGGAGCTTCGTCCACAGTCTACAGGGAAAGGCAGGCGTCGTCAAGCCCGTCGTCGGGCGCTGGCCTAGGGCTTCAGTTGCATGTAGGCCGCCCCGAGCGCAAGCGCCGCGACCCCGTTCAGCACAGCCGGTGCCGAGATTCCGCTCCTACGCCCTTATCGCACGCTGCCGGCGCCGAAGGGCCGGGCTATGCCTTCCCCCAAGTCGGCAGGAACGGCAACGCCGCTTCCAGTCCCCTGAACACCACGGCCATCTCGGCCGCGCCAACCAGCGACAACTCGCCCTCAAACGCCTGCTTCAGTTCAACGCCGCCCACCGCCCAGTCGGACGACAGGGACACGTTCACATGCGCGTCTTCGTACACCAGGCCGTCGTCGGCGATAGTCAACGCCGACTCGCGCCCCCCCTTGCGTCGGCGGATGGTGCGCCCGGAGATGTAGAAGGCGTTGTCGGTCTCTCGGCCGAAGTCGGCCTCGTTCAAGAAGAGACGCGGCTTCTCCAGATAGGGCTTGCCCTGATGCACGCAGAAGGTGGCGCAGTTGCCGCACTCGTTGCAGAAATCGTCCACGTGCACGATTTGGCGCGTTTGCGTGATTTCAAGCACCTCTTCGCGCACGACCTCCGCCCGCCCGTCCCGACACGCCAGCACGGGCACCGTCCAGCGCCCGGGCGCCACGGCGTAGGCGTAGTTGGCGCGGTTCGGGCAAACCTCCACGCATTTGTCGCACAGCGCCGAGCATTGCAGACAGCGGGCCGCCTCGGCGCGGGCCGCATCCTCGGTCAGCGACTGCTCCACCAATTCAAACCCCGCGCGCTGGCCAACCGGCAGCATGTCGGGCTTGTGCTGAGGCTCTTTGCGGGCGCGGGCGCGCTTGACGGCGAGAATCTCGTCGTCGGACAGTTCGGGCAGGCGCGGCAGCAAATCGCGGAACGGCACGCCCAACTCCGCGCAGATCGCTTCAGCGGCGCGGCGCCCATCGGCGCAGGCCTGGATGATGATGGCCGGGCCGCGCGCTGCGTCGCCGCCCGCGTACACCCGCGCCGGGCCCGCCCGCCCCGTGGCCGGGTCAACGCCGATGGCACCGTCGGCCCGCAGCGAGATCGCGCTGCCGTTGAGGAACGCGATGTCGGGCTTCTGGCCGATGGCGACGATGATGGCGTCGGCCTCCAGGCGGAACTCGCTGCCAGGGATGGGCACAGGCTTTCGGCGGCCATCGGCATCGGGTTCGCCCAGTCGGTTCCGCACGCATTCCAGCGCCGCCACCCGGCCGTCCTCCAGGATGATCCGCACCGGCGACGCGAGTTCCAGCACCGTGTTGCCCTCGTCCAGCAGGTCCTGGACTTCCTCCGCCTCGGCGGGCATCTCCTGGCGGGTGCGGCGGTAAACCACCGTAACCGCCTCGCCCGTCAGGCGGCGGGCCGTGCGCGCGGCGTCCATGGCGGTATTCCCGCCGCCGATGACCAGCACGCGCTTGCCGAGTTCGGGGGCCTTCCCGCGCGCCGCACGGGCCAGGAAGTCCAGCGCCGCGTACACACCCTCGCCGTCCTCGCCCTCTATCCCCAGCCGTGCGTCCCGCTGCCACCCGCAAGCCACGTACACCGCATCGTACCCGTCCTGCAGCAGTTGTTCCGGCGGCTCGGTGATGGGGTGCGACAGGAGAATCTCTACGCCCAGTGCCTTGATAAAGTCAATGTCCTCTTCCACAATATCCCTGGGCAGGCGGAACTCCGGGGCCAGCGCCAACATCCCGCCGGGCACGTCCCTGGCCTCAAAGATCGTGGCCTGCACCCCGCTGAGGGCCAGGAAATACGCTGCCGCAAGCCCCGACGGCCCGCTGCCGATGATGGCCACTTCGTAGTCGGTGGGCTCGGGCATGTCCATCGTGATCTCGCCGTTCTCCACGGCAAACCGCTTGAGCGCGCGGATCGCCACCGGCTCGTCGTAGTTGTTGCGGGTGCACCGGGTCTGGCACAGGTGCGTGCACACGTAGCCCGTTACGCCCGGCAGCGGATTGCGGGCCATGATGACCTCCAGCGCGCGATCGTAATTACCCCGCGCAATCAGCCGCGCGTATTCGGGCACATCCTGCCGCACCGCGCACTGTTCCACGCATGGCGCCGTGATGCAGTCAAAAAGCCCCAGGGGCGACTCAACCTTCGGCAGCCCGTAGGGGTGGTACGCCTTCTTGTAACGCGGGTGCGTCCGCGCCTCAGCGGCGGCGCGCTCCAAATTCGCCATGCGGTCCTTCGCCAGGTCGGCCAGGCTCCCCGCCGCCCGCGCATGCATCTCGCGCTCCAGGTTCTCCAGGTACTGCACGAATCGGGAATACCCGCCCGGCTTCAGGATATCCGAAACCGCCGTAACCGGCAGCGCGCCGCACGAGAGGATCGTCGGCAGGTTCAGCGCGTCGGCGCCGGCCGAGTAGGACACGTGCAGGTCGCCGTTGAACTCCTGCGCCAGTTTGCGGAACAGAGTCATCGTGATGGGGTAAAGCGCGCGGCCCGACATGTACATCTCCCCGCCCGGCAGATACCCCTTGTGGTTGGCCATGGCGAGCGTGTTGCTCAGTTTCACGCCAAACACGAGGCCGCACTCCTGCGCGGTTTCCTTCAGCGAGCGGATGAGTTGCACCGCGCGCGGGTACTGAAGGTCGTGGTCAAACACCCTGTCAGGGATGTCTATCTCGGTGTAGCCCAAGTCGTCGTGAAGGATGCGCATCACGGTGTCCTTGCCCAGCAGCGTGGGGTTCAGTTTCACCATCGTGTGCAGCCCGCGCTCCTCCATGAGGTAGCGGGCGATGCGCTCAATCTCATCCGGCGGGCACCCGTGCATCGTGGACAGCGTTACGTTATCGGTTAGCCGCGACGGGATGTCCACGTCGGCGAACTGCGGGAACTGCGCCTCCAGCACGGCCCGTATCTCGGCGAGGTCTTCGGATGCGTCGGCCAGCCGATCCATGAAGCGGGTCATCGGCGCGCTCTGGATACCCTGCAGATTGTAGCCGACGCTCATGTTGAACACCGTGCCGAACGGGGCGTCGTCAAACCCCAGAGCGTGGCGCAGGATGTGCAGCAGCGCCCACGCCTTGACGTACTCCGACGCCGACTGCTCCAGTTTCAACTCCTGCGACCACTCCACGTTGTAGCCTTCGTCGGCCATGTCAATGCAGGGGCGGTCTATCTTCAACTCGTCCATGATCTGGACGGTCTTCAGTTCAATGAATCGCCCGCCCGACAGCCAGGCGCACACGATATTCTGGGCCAATTGCGTGTGGGGGCCGGCGCCAGGCCCGATAGGCGTGGCCAGGGTATGGCCGAATATCTCGCTGGCGTAGGGCGCGCTCGCCTTGGGCCTGTAGAACAGCGCGCGGGGGATGCCGAAGATGGAGCCGTTGTGTTCCAGTTCGCGGAGAATCCAGCGAAGAAGCACGTCAAACGGTTGCGGCCTCATGATATCGGACATAGGTCGTCCCTCCTGTTGGTTTCGGACCGGCGATCGGTGCGAACGGCGTTACGCAAGCGAATTGTACCCGCGAGTGGGAACGGGGTCAAGCGGGCGTGAGCAGCGGCTCGGCTCTGGTTTTGTGTTGGTGGCAAGGTGCGACGCACTTTCGGAAGTGCGTCGCACCTGTACCCATGCCGCGACCAACAGAGTCTGGAACCGAGCCTGAGGAACGGCTCGGCGCCGTTCACCTCGTCATCGGCGCGGTTACACGACGGGACGCGCAGCCGGTGCCGCACCCATCCCGTCGCTCACGACGCATGCCCCCCACCCAGGTCGGCAATCCGAAACGGGTTGAAGTCCGTGTCGTGGTCGTAGTAATCCTCATTCTCCGCCCGCTTCAGGAAATTGACGACCTGGTACGTTACCGGCGTCATCACGACTTCCAGCCCGGTCTTGAACAGATAGTTGGAAACGAAGATGCTCAACAGGACGCCCCAGGACATGGTGCCGGCGAACGCCAGGGCAACGAACAGCAGCGTATCCACGCCCTCGCCGACGAGGGTGGAGCCGATGGTGCGCGTCCACAGCCAGCGCCCGCGGGTCATCAGTTTCATCTTCGCCAGCACGTAGGAGTTGGAGAACTCGCCCGCGAAGTAGGCGACCAGACTGGCGAGCACGATTCGCGGCGTCGCCCCCAGGACTGCGTCATACGCCTGCTGCCCCACCCGCGCCGACCATTCGGCCTCGCCGGGGATGCGCCCCACGACCCACAGGGTTAAACTCATCAGCGCCGTGCAGAAAAACCCCGTCCATATCACCCGCCGCGACCGCCGATACCCGTACACCTCCGTGAGAACGTCCCCGAAGATGTAACTCAACGGGAAAAGGAGCGTACCGCCGTCAAAAGTCAGGAACGGCAGGCCGAAGGTTACGATCTTGGCGGACG
Encoded proteins:
- a CDS encoding patatin-like phospholipase family protein yields the protein MRRPLAFVLGGGGARGALQVGALRALLEAGFKPDLLVGTSIGAANAAHLALHGVSLAALESLVQTWRDAAAADLMPANYLWLTLRVLFNRPGWQPYHRMRDFFISHGISPDMRFGDIRGVRLILVAADLNSGRPVLYGANPDDSVLEGLLASTALPPWVRPLEKGDYLLMDGGVVSNVPVEPALAQGARSIIALDLADPRCIPIGDERFGLFLAKLMRTVEQRQLDLEMALAAERGVEVWHIGLMGREPVQGWDFSHTEELIAQGYITTRAELAQRLSACKPWWKRLLSAGDPSSAT
- a CDS encoding DUF2804 domain-containing protein, with the translated sequence MQRELTQPGSLLTPEGKLAQVGWSRQPLLDCNLEAARFYALRPLQRFRVKRWDYYAVFTPRRFFSATIADLGYAGNIFVYTVDFQTRELHEEGLVVPLSRGVVLPRNSTEGDSRFEGSGVRLEFGVRDAERRVVVSWPKFHGGRGIEADITLAAPPGYESMTIVIPIGKRRFYYNRKINCLPASGSLRYGDIRETLDPATCIGSLDWGRGVWEYRSFWNWASASGFLPDGRTVGLNLGQGFGDLSAATENALILANRIHKLDRVRFEYAPGDYMKPWRFTDNEGRLNLTFTPFLDRTARTNLGVIFSEVHQMFGRYNGRAIADDGEEVAIRDLIGFAEEHRARW
- the ygfK gene encoding putative selenate reductase subunit YgfK yields the protein MSDIMRPQPFDVLLRWILRELEHNGSIFGIPRALFYRPKASAPYASEIFGHTLATPIGPGAGPHTQLAQNIVCAWLSGGRFIELKTVQIMDELKIDRPCIDMADEGYNVEWSQELKLEQSASEYVKAWALLHILRHALGFDDAPFGTVFNMSVGYNLQGIQSAPMTRFMDRLADASEDLAEIRAVLEAQFPQFADVDIPSRLTDNVTLSTMHGCPPDEIERIARYLMEERGLHTMVKLNPTLLGKDTVMRILHDDLGYTEIDIPDRVFDHDLQYPRAVQLIRSLKETAQECGLVFGVKLSNTLAMANHKGYLPGGEMYMSGRALYPITMTLFRKLAQEFNGDLHVSYSAGADALNLPTILSCGALPVTAVSDILKPGGYSRFVQYLENLEREMHARAAGSLADLAKDRMANLERAAAEARTHPRYKKAYHPYGLPKVESPLGLFDCITAPCVEQCAVRQDVPEYARLIARGNYDRALEVIMARNPLPGVTGYVCTHLCQTRCTRNNYDEPVAIRALKRFAVENGEITMDMPEPTDYEVAIIGSGPSGLAAAYFLALSGVQATIFEARDVPGGMLALAPEFRLPRDIVEEDIDFIKALGVEILLSHPITEPPEQLLQDGYDAVYVACGWQRDARLGIEGEDGEGVYAALDFLARAARGKAPELGKRVLVIGGGNTAMDAARTARRLTGEAVTVVYRRTRQEMPAEAEEVQDLLDEGNTVLELASPVRIILEDGRVAALECVRNRLGEPDADGRRKPVPIPGSEFRLEADAIIVAIGQKPDIAFLNGSAISLRADGAIGVDPATGRAGPARVYAGGDAARGPAIIIQACADGRRAAEAICAELGVPFRDLLPRLPELSDDEILAVKRARARKEPQHKPDMLPVGQRAGFELVEQSLTEDAARAEAARCLQCSALCDKCVEVCPNRANYAYAVAPGRWTVPVLACRDGRAEVVREEVLEITQTRQIVHVDDFCNECGNCATFCVHQGKPYLEKPRLFLNEADFGRETDNAFYISGRTIRRRKGGRESALTIADDGLVYEDAHVNVSLSSDWAVGGVELKQAFEGELSLVGAAEMAVVFRGLEAALPFLPTWGKA
- a CDS encoding queuosine precursor transporter, translating into MTISTERRAYRYFDFVMALFVAVLLISNIASSAKIVTFGLPFLTFDGGTLLFPLSYIFGDVLTEVYGYRRSRRVIWTGFFCTALMSLTLWVVGRIPGEAEWSARVGQQAYDAVLGATPRIVLASLVAYFAGEFSNSYVLAKMKLMTRGRWLWTRTIGSTLVGEGVDTLLFVALAFAGTMSWGVLLSIFVSNYLFKTGLEVVMTPVTYQVVNFLKRAENEDYYDHDTDFNPFRIADLGGGHAS